A window of the Alkalidesulfovibrio alkalitolerans DSM 16529 genome harbors these coding sequences:
- the lpxB gene encoding lipid-A-disaccharide synthase: MPENGENSIWINAGEASGDMHGAALIRALSARDPKLRFIGMGGPAMAEAGMELLYESRMLSTLGLTEVFHALPRIVRMLAGTWRELKRRRPKALILLDTPDYNFFLARMARRLSIPCYFYISPQVWAWRTGRVRFLARHAREILCILPFEQAFYESHGVRAAFIGHPLMDEIPFAEIDAMTPEADLVGILPGSRRKELHALLTEFGAAARELSRARPGLRFEVIRAPSVEREALLAGWPSDVPMTIVEPSDRYRAMRRASLLVAASGTVTLESALIGTPTVVCYRLSNLTFALARRIIDVKYVSLPNLILDEAVFPELLQDDARAPGITAKALEWLDEPARLDRVRARLADLRSRMGEPGAPGRAAAIILDDLAALGGKTV, encoded by the coding sequence ATGCCGGAAAACGGCGAAAACAGCATCTGGATCAACGCGGGCGAGGCCTCGGGCGACATGCACGGCGCGGCGCTCATCCGGGCTCTTTCGGCCCGCGATCCGAAACTCCGCTTTATCGGCATGGGCGGTCCGGCCATGGCCGAGGCGGGCATGGAGCTTCTCTACGAGAGCCGCATGCTCTCCACGCTCGGGCTGACCGAGGTTTTCCACGCCCTGCCGCGCATCGTGCGCATGCTCGCGGGCACCTGGCGGGAACTCAAGCGCAGGCGGCCAAAGGCCCTGATTCTGCTCGACACGCCGGACTACAATTTCTTTTTGGCCCGCATGGCCCGCCGCCTGTCCATCCCCTGCTATTTCTACATCAGCCCGCAGGTCTGGGCCTGGCGCACGGGGCGGGTCCGCTTCCTGGCCAGGCACGCCCGCGAGATACTGTGCATCCTGCCCTTCGAGCAGGCCTTCTACGAATCGCACGGCGTGCGCGCGGCCTTCATCGGCCATCCGCTCATGGATGAGATTCCCTTCGCCGAAATCGACGCCATGACGCCCGAGGCGGATTTGGTGGGCATTCTGCCCGGCAGCAGGCGAAAGGAGCTGCACGCGCTCCTGACCGAGTTCGGCGCGGCCGCGCGCGAGCTTTCGCGCGCCCGCCCCGGCCTTCGCTTCGAGGTCATCCGCGCGCCCTCGGTGGAGCGCGAGGCGTTGCTCGCGGGCTGGCCTTCGGACGTGCCCATGACCATCGTGGAGCCAAGCGACCGTTACCGGGCCATGCGCCGGGCCTCGCTGCTCGTCGCGGCCTCGGGCACCGTGACGCTCGAATCGGCGCTCATCGGGACGCCGACCGTGGTGTGCTACCGGCTCTCGAACCTGACCTTCGCCCTGGCGCGCAGGATCATCGACGTGAAGTACGTCAGCCTGCCGAACCTCATCCTCGACGAGGCGGTCTTTCCCGAGCTTCTGCAGGACGACGCGCGCGCCCCCGGCATCACGGCCAAGGCCTTGGAATGGCTGGACGAGCCCGCCAGGCTCGATCGGGTCCGCGCGCGGCTGGCGGATCTTCGCTCGCGCATGGGCGAACCCGGCGCGCCGGGCCGCGCGGCCGCGATCATCCTGGATGATCTGGCCGCGCTTGGCGGCAAAACCGTCTGA